Proteins from one Malania oleifera isolate guangnan ecotype guangnan chromosome 4, ASM2987363v1, whole genome shotgun sequence genomic window:
- the LOC131153027 gene encoding uncharacterized protein LOC131153027 has product MRELSIICRQYAPVTTFNEPQVAQEQRMVLYMHILEEFDMDILEDDHVRRAVDVQFCNKFKSYRSKIRTHFRAMGDEAEAWPYDKISQEDWDVVCRHFRDPRYQAICETNAANRSKLPTTHCGGAKLFVNHRQAQMVELRDALVLEGSPHIIDFEITSLVLRQ; this is encoded by the exons ATGCGGGAGCTgagcattatatgccgacaatatgctccagtcaccacaTTCAACGAGCCCCAGGTGgctcaggagcagcgcatggtcctttacatgcacattttg gaggagtttgatatggacatcctcgaggatgaccatgtaaGAAGGGCCGTCGACGTCCAAttttgtaataaatttaagagctatcgctcgaaAATACGTACCCATTTTCgagcaatgggagatgaagcagaagcgtggccatacgataagatatcccaagaagattgggacgtggtgtgtcgccatttccgtgacccgcgctatcag gccatatgtgaaacaaatgctgcgaaccgcagcaaactccctacgacgcattgcggtggagcgaagctatttgtaaatcatcgccag gcacagaTGGTCGAGTTAAGGGATGCACTTGTTTTAGAGGGGAGTCCGCacataatagattttgagataaCTTCCCTGGTGCTTAGGCAATGA